From the Solanum lycopersicum chromosome 10, SLM_r2.1 genome, one window contains:
- the LOC101243650 gene encoding uncharacterized protein, which translates to MIQPKLVDHKRKLTPKDIQQDVSLALGVNVSYSVAWNAKEKALVSLRGTPSGSYGKLASYLYVLDATYPGSHIRMKKTDENQFLYLFISLFPFIKGFEFCKPIVVVDGSHLRGTYNGVFVSASTVDGAGNILPLAYGIIDPENDASWTWFFEQFREAHGVKYNMCVVSDRNESIIKAVSRVFDGVPHYACIWHLWKNVKTLFKRSHNRLSEVFYGMAKAYKQSEFDELMDKVEQVDVRVKNYLESAGYEKWAWVYAIVDRGMVMTSNIAECINACLFEARELPVYDFLEEVRQMFARWNVKNHTSASHTFTTLCGRPQEMLVANEEASLRMKVVPSNNYVFSVHHEGRTNIVCLENKTCTCKRFQIDEIPCSHAWAVLKKKHFDVGPYCSDVYKPSNLLNTYSISIRPLPDQNEWNVPGYIKDQIVQPPNHKKLPGRPSKKYRDKTYSELYGKKRKNSCSTCGFKGHNRRSCRNGPRIV; encoded by the exons ATGATACAACCCAAGTTAGTTGATCATAAAAGGAAGTTGACGCCGAAGGATATACAACAAGATGTCAGCTTAGCTCTTGGAGTAAATGTATCATACTCAGTGGCGTGGAATGCTAAAGAAAAGGCTTTAGTTTCTTTAAGGGGTACCCCGTCTGGTTCTTATGGTAAACTTGCGAGCTACTTATACGTATTGGACGCTACCTACCCTGGATCTCATATAAGGATGAAGAAAACCGATgaaaatcaatttctttatctttttatttcgCTCTTCCCGTTCATAAAAGGTTTTGAGTTTTGTAAACCAATTGTCGTAGTTGATGGCAGCCACCTCAGGGGTACTTACAATGGAGTATTTGTTTCTGCAAGTACTGTTGATGGAGCAG GAAATATATTGCCGCTAGCATATGGAATTATTGATCCTGAAAATGATGCATCCTGGACTTGGTTTTTTGAACAGTTTAGAGAAGCGCATGGCGTTAAATATAACATGTGCGTTGTGTCTGATCGAAACGAAAGTATTATAAAGGCAGTTTCGAGGGTATTTGATGGAGTTCCTCATTATGCCTGTATTTGGCATTTGTGGAAAAATGTCAAAACACTATTTAAAAGGTCGCACAACCGTCTGTCGGAAGTTTTTTATGGGATGGCAAAGGCATACAAACAATCTGAATTTGATGAACTGATGGACAAGGTTGAACAAGTTGATGTTCGTGTAAAAAATTACTTGGAATCAGCAGGTTATGAAAAATGGGCTTGGGTATATGCAATAGTTGATCGAGGAATGGTTATGACATCAAACATAGCTGAGTGCATAAATGCTTGTCTATTTGAAGCAAGGGAATTACCGGTATATGATTTTCTTGAGGAAGTAAGACAGATGTTTGCAAGATGGAATGTGAAAAATCATACGTCTGCTTCGCATACATTCACCACACTTTGTGGTAGACCACAAGAGATGCTTGTTGCTAATGAAGAAGCATCATTACGTATGAAG GTTGTGCCGTCAAATAACTATGTGTTTAGTGTTCATCACGAAGGTAGAACCAACATTGTTTGTTTGGAAAATAAAACGTGTACTTGCAAGAGGTTTCAAATAGATGAAATACCATGTTCGCATGCTTGGGCTGTTTTAAAGAAGAAACATTTTGATGTTGGGCCTTATTGTTCCGACGTGTACAAGCCAAGTAACTTGTTGAATACATACAGCATTTCAATTCGTCCGTTACCTGATCAAAACGAGTGGAATGTACCTGGATATATTAAGGACCAGATAGTGCAGCCTCCAAATCACAAAAAGCTCCCTGGAAGGCCATCCAAAAAGTATCGTGACAAGACGTATAGCGAGCTATATGGTAAGAAGAGAAAGAATTCTTGCAGTACGTGTGGGTTTAAAGGGCACAATAGGCGTTCATGTAGGAATGGACCGCGTATTGTATAG